The Musa acuminata AAA Group cultivar baxijiao chromosome BXJ2-5, Cavendish_Baxijiao_AAA, whole genome shotgun sequence genomic interval TTCATAAGCATAAGATGTCATTACCAAACCCATGTTGCTGTTTCATGATAGTACTGCACAAAAGCATCTAACACATTATGCATAACTAATTATTGAACATGTGGCTGCTCGTGTATGCAGTGAAAAGGATTTATATTAATAAGCATCACCATACAATAAAATGTAAACATGCAAGCATTCCCTATACTAAAGGCATCAATTACTCGGTTCAAGTAATAGTATGTGATCAGTGGATGTTTAGAAGGATTAATCAGATTTTTTGCCATGAATTCATAGAACACAGAGTACCATTTAATTGAATATCCGATGCACAGGAAATCCCTTTTCAGTCATTCACCAATTTTAAACCACAACAAAGTCAAATTTGAGTAACTATGTAAAATTGGATGTAGCATCAATAGCTAACTATAGACTGATATGGTGGAATGCATGCACGACTTAAAACTACTGGAACAAGGGAAAGGGAGAAGAGGATATTAAGCTAGTAAATATGGGGTGCTTTAGGCTGCAGagcctagtacatagtatgacaACTTGTTGACGATTTGGGATAATGTGCTCAAGTTGAGGAAAGAGGAATGAACGGTAGCCAGATAGAAATGTTCAATCATGGATCTGGGGGAGAAGAAAAGGGTTTGGAGAAGGGGATGCTGACAGAAAATATAAGGAAACAATTGCATGTTACATATATAACTTTGCTTTTCATGGGTTGCTAATCTGATAATTTATAACATTATCCATGGGCACATGTAATGCTGCAACGTTTTCTGATAATGCATTTCATTGAACACAGAGTACCATAATACACTGCAGAAATCCTAAGGATGTAGTCAATGTTGCCATTACAGAAAGAGATTAGAAATATAATTTGAAAAATCTGACAAAGTAATTTAATTGGTTTTACAAAAGCAGCTGTACTGTAACAAACATCTAAATATACCTCAATATAGTTGCACCCACAAAAATAATTGATGCGAAGTGCTTGACCCACCAGACATGCTTTCTTTCCCACACTTTGCTTCACTATCCAAGAACCCTACAATAAAGTCAAAGGGACAAAAAAAGAACTAAATAACAAAGTTTCTGTGCGTAATTAATAGAAACATAATGTGGAACTAGTTAGAAACAATTATATAGTGAAAATGTATACCTTTGATATGTATGGAATGAGTTTAAACCTTGAATTCCTATATGCATCGTCACCTTTGACAAATCTTTCTAGGAGGGGAACACTTTCCAATGGACAATCCATCATGTAATAAAAAGCTAGGCTGTATGTGGTCGAACCTGGAACCTGTCAATATACAACCTTGGGATATTTCTAAAACCAGAATATGTATATCTTATTGTAGACAATTCTTGTCTCTATCATTCTTGTCTCCTTTATGCTGTTGACATGATTCACTTAAGCAGCCACTCACCTGTATGTGTATGATGAAGAAAAACTCACTGCCACCTTGCGCTGAATACTTCTGCAAGACTCAAACCTTCAATATCTCAGAGAAAACAAAAGAATAGTCACAACAGGATATACTGTAATTTTTCTTCTCAGAAACACCTGAACAATTCCCCCTGGTCGACCACCGAGGTCATCTTCACGTTTATCAGAATTTAACCAATCAGCAGCTACCATTTGCATCAAGGTACCATTGGCTTTTATCTATTAGACAAGAAGATAAATAAATACaacatatattattaattttcatAAACACTAAAATCAACTTATCAGACTGAATATTTCTCTAGCAATAGTTGGATTATATTATGGATGCCGATACTTAAAattctttatttgtttataataCAATATATAATTCCTTGAAAAAAATGTGATGGAGACATTTTTAATTGGTCGAATTAGCTCTGATAGTTAAGTGGAACAAAATTATCCCGGTCTAAAATGCTTGGATAAGATTAATAAGTGGAATAAGTAGAGTTGTTCcattaaaaaaatgatttgattGAAATTCACAGATTGAGTTCAGCAAGGGACCTAGCTGTCAGATCCAAGAATCTATCTGTTGTTTTCTAGGATTGATTTGTAACAAGATGTTATAATTTTATTTGgtgtttgattttgatgattcttcATCTGTTGGATTTCTTCTAATGTCCGATCACATCTATCCTATTAGTTGATCATAGATCATCGATTTGGTcccaataaaagaaaatttaatttGAAGTACATGGCATGTAAATATAATGGTTAGGTGTATGTGATATGTTTAAATCAATTTAGTTAAACGAATTATTAAATTTTGGTAAACAAACTGAGCTATTCTGATTCATTAAGTGAGAATTTAGATCTTGGTCATGAAATCCAAGCTTTTTCGAATCTTATGTTGAATAGGAACAAATCTGGAAAAAATTAcctttatcttttttatataCATATTCATTTGTTCTCTTACTGTTAGATTCTATTAATGATGATTATGACCAAGGATTTAAATCTCGGTCCAATATCGGTTCCAGGAACTGGTTGAACTGGCATAATATTGATATTTTGGGTGGTATATCATATTGTACAGCCTGGTATAccacaaaaatattaaaaataacatatcacCTGGTAGTATATCATCTTGTACAGCCTGGTATACcgcaaaatattaaaaataaaataccaCCTGGTTACCGACCAATACAATCAAGATTTGATTCCTTGATCATAACAATCATGTGGAACAGTGACTATGATACTATAGGTGATGAAAATGATCGTTGAATGGTGATGAAATCCAATCTTCTGAAATCTTATTATATATACAAATCTAAACCACTAGTCTTTATTCTTCTAAATGTCACTTACAAGCATTGCTTTGTTATTGAATTACGTTGATAATTATACATCACTGGCTCTTTCACAATGTAATCCTTGAAACAAATGTATAATGATCTATCTTTGGATGACTAGCTTTCAAAAATGGATACATGTTATCATTGTATACCAGATTTTTGGATTAGATTATTGCATGATGATCATGGATAATGTTATATTTAGCATGGAATATGGTTACATGGATGATATGGATATTAGTATTCATGAACATTATCCTCTCCTAAGGGCAAGCAGACCAATCTTGGTAATGTGATTTCTTTCACAAGATCAACGGATCATCAGACATGGTATCAAGATGGTCCAAGGACAGGAGAGACATGCGGAGATGAAGGGCATAACTCTGTTGACGTTTTAGAGTGCAATATGGATCCTCACCATCAACTATTGGAAACTGTATCTATCCCAATGAATAAGGTCAAATTCTTAAGAGATTGCTTTTATCCGGTGTCCTAGCTTTTTATATGCAGTAATTTATAAATGTGTATAAATCCATCCTGATGCAGTTATTGATAGTTGTTGCCTATTGGATTAGTAAATACCAACTCATACCAAGCAATACGCCCAATTCTTAGATCCTTGGTATAGGCTAGGCTAGTTGTTTTCCAATTTTGGAATCCTTTTATAGTGAAAACCCAGAATTAACTTTTGATCCCTCAATTTGAATAGAGGTTATCCTTGTTAAGTAACACCTTGTTTAGGAATAGGAGATGGAAGAGATGCGAGCTTATAAATAAAGATTCCTATAAGGCATAAAGAGATGAGAGCTTATAAAATGGTAAGTCCCTAGTCAAGACCTGATTGTGTCTCAAGTCTCAACTAATCCACCAACTTAAAGGGTGTTCAAGTCCTACCAGGATTAGGAATATCTTACATTTTCATCCTTTTCCTCAGCAGAAATTTCAGAAGGCCCCTAATGTCTAATATAAGTATAGTATGGTATAGATCAGTTAATTTCTTGTTTGGAATCTTGTTTAGAGGGTTATAGAATATAGGAAATCTTGTGGTAATACAGGCTTAACTTTTAATCCCTTGACTTATATGAATGTAATCTTTGTCAAGTACTACCTTGATAAGAAATAGTAGGGGGAAGAGAtgaaatctataaaaaaaaaggTTATTGTAAATCCTAAAGACATTAATAAATTCAAAACTGTCATGAATATCATATCTTTTGGGTTTTTCTCTGACTTTCTTTAttcttctctcctcttcttctaGTTCTTTTATATCTTTTGTCCCTATTTCATCTCTTGTATCTTTTGTCCCTATATTCTCTATCTCTCTCTGTTATCTCTTATAGAAAATGCACGTTTTCCATGAAGAAAGGAAGTCTCTGATAGGAGGGTATAAACTATCAAAATTCCCTATATTTGTTAACAAAAATATTCCACCAATACTTTAATTATTAACTTGTTTCCTAAATAAAATTGTTTCTGTATTATCTCTCAACCTATGATATGATTAATGTAGGTAGAATCAAATCTTAATCACAGAGCTAGAAAGTTTACCTTTTGATGATCATGTAGGTAAGATTTGCCACGAATTAAAAATGTTGAAGGATCTGCCATTGCCCAACTGGAAGGCAAACTACAGTTTAGGTCTTTCGGAAGTGTTAATCCATAGCTACATGGCACACTTTCCCCAAATGAGGCTTCCTGTAAGTCAATATAACCTTTTTTTTGAACTGAAAAGAAGAGGATGAAACCAGATAGTAAATACAAAAGTAATCAACAAAGTTCAAACGAGACATGATTATGTATGAACATTTAGAATAAATCTAATAAATCCACCTGCAATATCATGCAACTTTTTCACGAAAACTGCAGCCGTTGATAGCTTGGAATGATGCTGGTCCTGCACTAACTGTTATAAGAAAGAAAAATCACGAAAATTTTGAAGTAATAATTTGACCATGCACACAATTAAATATGAAAGAACAAAATGGCAGATAAACTTCATGTATAGACAAACATATTCGCATACAGAATTTGAGATAGACAAAGAATTAAAAATCAAGGACCAGCTTGTAGGTgcctgtaaaaatattacaatagACTAACATCTAGATGAAACCTTTTTATGGATGAGATTCTGAGTTTTTTATATCTAGTTAATATTTATTCGTCAAACCCCTTTCCATATCTCCAATTTAAAACAACTGATAACGTGAAAATTCTGAAAAATTTTGAAGTTTCAAACTGGTTGTAGTGAAAGTTCAAAGTCAAAATTGAAATTTCCTTCAATTAGAACACCTGTTGCAGAAAAAATATTAAAGCTTTTGTCCAGTACAGacagcctatatatatatatatatataacaagttgTGCCAACCAGCATGTCTCCACGTGGATTACAACAACACGGGTTGAAACACATAATGGAAAAAAGGTATTGGCAAACATCAAAAGAACCAATATCAAATACGTCGATACATGACTAGGCTAATTCTATTGTGTGCCAGTAGGCAAGGGATGTACTCATCAAGGAATCAAATCTCAGCAGTGGTTTCGGCAACTGGTCGGACCCATATGATACTAGTATACTAGGTGGTATAACATTGACCAGTATCGACCAATGAGGTTCAATATCGTCCCTTGGTCAGACTGGATAATACCAGTAAAAATATACCCTGGTGCTATCGATATTTAAAAACTCTAGGTCCGACCAATATGACAGAAACCTATCATGATAGAAACAGTTGGCATGTCCTTATACCATGACACTGCTGATGGAAATAGAATCATCATGATCCTATTCTACCAAGGACTTCTTTCCCTCTTGAGAAAATTTATATACCATCAATCCCATTCCAATAATGCAGTTTCTTCTAATAaccaattaaaaatttaaatatttcatatctttaacattGCCATTCAAATCAACTTCATGCTTTATCACAGaagaaaagaaaggtctacatgaTCTTTACTGTATCAAAGACACTATTGACATAGACATGacaaaaaaaactttaaaattaaaacatgatCAGCTTATATTTTTAAGCTATTATGTAAAACTATACAACTTATGTTCTAAAGCCTGTAACACATGAAATATTTTCCCCATCTTTTTCTTATTTACCTTTTTCCATTCATCTTGAATATTTTCCATAATAGTGAATTAGTGATCATTACAATTGTCACTAAAGGTTCTTACTGTACAATTATGCACAACTACACATTAAGAGGTCATTTCCCTGATTTCTAAAACTGACGGAGAACATTAGCTTGATTTTCAGTATAGTCAATAAAGAAGACAAAAAACTATAGGATCCTGAATATAACTTCTTTCAAAGCTAAAGTATAGTTAATACGaacataattttatatttgatgaATTCTACGACAAGCACGAACCTGGGGTTGCATCATGCCTTCCTCAGAAGGCCACAAAGCCTCTGTTTCATCATACtctggttcattgataacatcaAAGAACTCATCAGCTGCATCATTCATTTGAAGGAATGATCCACTTGCCTTTGCAATTTTGGTAGGTGATCTCTGTGTCTCATCTGCAGAGTcctcaatattatcattttcatctGCTGAGTGTACTTCTAGTTTCATTTGTTCCTTTTCACTCTGTTGCAACTCTGTCTCCCTTGTTGATTCACTTGAAGATAAATCAGAGCATGCCCTGCTACCAAGTTTTGCCCGGAAGAATTCTCGAAGAGCTGCAGAGCACACAGTTAATCAACCTGTCAACATATGCTCACTATATTGATCTAATAAATGGATGAGACATGCcaaaataaaagtaaaaataaTATGACCATGTTATAGATCAAACCTGCAACTCTCCCTAGCATCCGGATTGTAATATACTTTGCAGAAGAGGTGAAAAAATAAGATTTCCAAAATTTCCAATCAACTGCAAGCATGTGTTTTACGACTGATTGTTTTCCTTGGCTCACTGGAGATATCACATATCCACCACCTGAAAATGAGCATAAAGTACCAAAAGTTTGTGTTTGTTAAGATGGGCAAGACCACGAGAAAATGTGCACGACAGCCTGAGTTTCAAGCATACATTACTTTTAAGGCAGGCACGAACATAACCTCTCTTAGATGGACATTTTTGGTGGAAAACAGAGTGGTACAGAATTACTGTCACAAagtcaaaatagagtagttgatttAGATCTTTATGATCTGAGAATCACCAGTCATTCATAAATGGAATTACCATATGTTCCATCGTCTTCCCTCCTCCAGTACCGTCGTAGTAATAAATCCCTTCTTTTCATTCGCCTGCAAACCACTGCTATCAATGTGCTAGTAAGAAGATATAGATAATATTCCAGTAATCCAAGAGGTATTTATCTGACCATGGCAACCAATCACCACACAGTTTTTTGTGAATGATATCAGTGTGACCATCCACGTGCTCGACCACATTGCCTTCTAATAAACAGAAATCCCATCTGCAAGAAATTTCATAATTTACTTTCAGAATAAGCACAGTGTATAAAAACCATATCTAGAAATTTCCAACTCATGACATGACTTCTCATTTCATCTTTATGGTGTGCCATGCTTTTCTTGTTCCGGAATGTTGGTATGATACTGCAAGAGTTTAGTATATCTGCTCACAACATTAACATAATCTAGATCACTTATTTGCTAAAATTGTTGAAAGATGATGCTCTGATAAAATGGGTCACAAGTCAAGAATGTAGCAATCTATCTGGACTAAAACATTGTACATGACCTTTTTTCTCAAATaagaaaattatgcatattttttcAGAAGTTATAATATTAGATGTTAAAATACAAAATTCTACAGACAGGAGGGTGTTGTCTTTACTCTGATCTTGATGAACCAAGAGACATAACTCTCTTGAAAATGGCTTCTGAGGATGCATCAATGACACCTACTGCCATTAAAGCTGGATGGTCATCCCGATACTGAGAAGAGTGGAATATCTATTAGCACCTCAATAACCTGATAAACAATTATTGTTTGTCAAATGATAGGTACCATTCCCCGAGAATCAGCATCTCTTGCCTCTTTAAACAGCCGCAAGCCTACATAGAAAAATCCTAGTTTAAAATGATCTTTTGACAAAGAAAAATAGTAATGTAATGATCACCGTTTCTGCAGCCAACTATCGTCCATGGGGAAGGTGCAATTACATCAGACGCCATTGGATCAGCAAGCACAGATGTGAATACAGTCCAATCTAAGTGAATTTTATGggaaaataatttagaaaaaagcAAGGAAACAATAACAGCCAGTAAGCACAGTCAAGCTATTAAAATTATCTGTAAAATCTCAATATTatggtcaatttttttttttttgcaaaaaaaatGTACGATCATGTAAActggtttcacaatatacaacgaTTTCCAACTGGCATGTAGTAGGCCAGCCTTGAAACAGTAGTACATGAATCAGTGCACATTGACACTACAGGAACTAAGCTGGCTTTTTTACTGATTAGGGATTGAATCTTTGTTTTTAGCAGCTAGGGATCCTCAAACcatagaagaaagaagaaagcatGTGATCAATGTCTTCCTATCACACTCTTTCTACCCTTTTCCCCTCTGACAAACCATATTGGTCCAACAGGCAATAGGAACCCGATACAATGCACAATTCGATCTGTAGTTAGATGCCAATTTTGTCAAAGGAATCTAAAGTTTGtaagttaaaaggaaaaaaaaaggagctAAAGAATAAGTGGTGAAAGAACATGTGCTAACCTACAGAGCGTTTCTGGCTTCTCCCACTCCTACGAATCATCCTGTATAATCATTCTTAGTGATCAAATAACAtggaaatacaaaaaaaaaaaaaaacttcagttagacaaataatatcaagaaaattttgatgcaATTATGCCATTGATCAAACAGTAGACAGATCATGGTCCATATTGGATGGGAACTAAATGCACAGATATAATAACATTATTCAAGAATTGGCACCAATAAATTATGTCAAACTAAGACCACAGTTTTGTAGATGAGCTAAATGAACATTAGAAGTGTGAATTACTACCAACGATTTAATTCTGAAGTAATTGCTTACTTCTATGAATTATGCTTAAGGAGCATATGAAAACCATTCACGAGAAATCTTGTGACTAGACAACAATAAAAGCCTGTTAAAGGCAATTTAAACAGATAAGTTCTTAAGTTTAGTGTAAATTAGAAAGGTTTAGTTAatcaaaaaccaaaggaaaaaagCAATTCATATCTGAAGGCATCGGTACAATGACAAAATTATAAACACATGCAATGACATAGAGTATTGATCTCTATTCCATGAAAAATCCAGGTCCACGATCACTAATATTGAACACTATTGCAGAAATGCTTTTGCCATGTAGCCAATCTCCCTAAATTGACTATTAATTTTAGTCACCATGTGTGGAAGAAAAAAGGATTCCCTTCACCAGAGACAACATCATCTCACTGCACAAGCTAATCATTTAGGAAGGTATTGAGGGCTCTGCAATCAAGTTGACATTAGCCAAGCCTATGTAAAATGTCTTGTGATCTTTTTGAGAAGCTCTAGGAAGTACACTAACAGCTTACAACTTTCTTTCTCATGGACTCTCCATAAGATTAAGCAAAAAATAACTTACTCAATTTCATATCAAGGCAACGATGAGCTGTAGCATCTTCAAATGCCATAAAGACCATCTTTTCTAAATCTATATTGGACAACCACGGTTAGAATTATATGTACCAGCACCATATCGGTCAGAGCTCAGATTAATACCACACTGGTCTACAACGGTGTATTGAGTGTCGATACATCGGTTTGTACcaagtttttaaaaaaaactgaaaaaaaaaaccaGTACAAGGCATGTACTGTGCTGTACCGGACGTTATAGGTCCTATATCCGATGCTACAGGCCCTATACCGAGCATATTGGGTGATACAAGTCTTGTATCGAATGGTATAGGCCTATACCAGGTCGGTTTACCCTGGTCCATGTACCAGTAAGCTAGCAAACTGGTAAATTCCACTCATGCCATATCATACCGGGTAGTATTGGAAACCTTGGCCCTGACCTTTACCACTCTAAAGAATAATTCCaattatacaaaaatataaatgTTGTTCCCATGTTAACATCTACGACAATAAAGCTTTAGAGGCCTATTCCAAAAGAGTACTAAGAGCATAGAGTTATGAGGAAATAACTGAGCAGATAGTTACAAAGCATGGTAATGTTAGTTATTAAATGCCTatccaacaaaaaaaaagagcatAGTTGTCAACCCACATAAACTTACAAACATTTAAAACCGCTTAATAGGTAAAGAGGGGTGATGTAATACCTAAATCTTCTTTTTGAACGAGATACAACATTTTCTTCTTTGTTTGGGCCTTCCTGCAAATGTATAAACATGTACAGTTGTCAAGGAATACAAAAGAACTAACAAGAACATCAAAACCTTTAATGCTGCTTCCATTAGAGATCTGATCCACCTAGCTGCTTCTTCTGAGCTTCTAGCACCCAACTGCAGGGTTTGGCCATTTTTAATATCCATaagaagaaaaaagcaaaaaagcTACTACCAGAAAGCCTTTCAAAGTAAGTAAAGTTCCAGCATACCTTAAGTTGATCTTTGTGATTAGAGGCATTATAAAGCGTAAATATATACAAGACCTGAAAAAGTACCAACAAAGCTATAACTAGGTGATGAAATTGGTAACAGTGGCAATTATCACATAACTATATTGATGGAATAAATGAATCTAGACTGCAAAATGAGTCAGGTTTATGCCGTACATTTCTATGCAAAATATCTCTCCCATTATCAGTGATGCGTATGGAGGAGTCAACCACTGCACTCCTACTAGGTTCCTGAGAAAACAAAGAATATTCACAAAAATCACAATTCCATGCATTTGAGCACAACACATGAGAAAAATAATATTCAGTTATTTCAACAAAATTCAGCAGATAAAACAGCACCACTCCAAGTTGCCAACAAATTATTGGACAAAAAAATCAATCAAAATCTTTGCAACATTATCATGTAGATTCAGCCAGTCTACTAAATAGTAAGAATCAAAGTTACCATATGGAGAttaccaaaagaaaaataagCAATTCATAGACAACAAGTTATTTTGTGATCCATGCTAAAACAAAGGTACTTCAGGGTCCAAGATTCGGACCACATGTGAGTCTAATAATACTTTATCAGGCAATTAAGATTGTCTTGAATAGGCAAGAAACGGGTGTAGGTTCAGGACATCTAATTTTCACATTAGCTGGGATCAGCATCAAGATTTCCAGTACCAGAACAAGAAAAAACATGCTAAACAACACTACGACATGTGGATATCACATATTACTGTTCTGATCTGTCACATTCTTACAATTAGGACAATTTACACAAATTGCTTCCTGTCCTCTTGACCAAAAACAATTCTGTTTACACTTGGTTTACCTGAAAGTTTGTAATGTCCTTATAAAATAAATATCGGAGGTATTTATCTATGTATCGATGCAGAATTGATCAAGAGTTGGAAAAGTTTGCAGCTATACAAAGAgcacaaaagaagaaaaggaagaaacaaacaaacaaaaaaaagatcCATGGTTTTGACCATTGATTTCAAATAGAAACTCCTGGCATGTCGAAAAGTTATTATGTCTGAACTGCATCATGCATCATGCATCATGCATCATGCAGAGCCT includes:
- the LOC135612456 gene encoding protein ENHANCED DISEASE RESISTANCE 2-like isoform X5, coding for MGISSEEAADRRMEGWLYLVRHNRLGLQYSRKRYFVLRGNALDCFKTAPTSNGEEPSRSAVVDSSIRITDNGRDILHRNVLYIFTLYNASNHKDQLKLGARSSEEAARWIRSLMEAALKEGPNKEENVVSRSKRRFRMIRRSGRSQKRSVDWTVFTSVLADPMASDVIAPSPWTIVGCRNGLRLFKEARDADSRGMYRDDHPALMAVGVIDASSEAIFKRVMSLGSSRSEWDFCLLEGNVVEHVDGHTDIIHKKLCGDWLPWRMKRRDLLLRRYWRREDDGTYVILYHSVFHQKCPSKRGYVRACLKSGGYVISPVSQGKQSVVKHMLAVDWKFWKSYFFTSSAKYITIRMLGRVAALREFFRAKLGSRACSDLSSSESTRETELQQSEKEQMKLEVHSADENDNIEDSADETQRSPTKIAKASGSFLQMNDAADEFFDVINEPEYDETEALWPSEEGMMQPQLVQDQHHSKLSTAAVFVKKLHDIAVQKKGYIDLQEASFGESVPCSYGLTLPKDLNCSLPSSWAMADPSTFLIRGKSYLHDHQKIKANGTLMQMVAADWLNSDKREDDLGGRPGGIVQKYSAQGGSEFFFIIHIQPSFLLHDGLSIGKCSPPRKICQR